One window from the genome of Diabrotica virgifera virgifera chromosome 6, PGI_DIABVI_V3a encodes:
- the LOC126887321 gene encoding ankyrin repeat domain-containing protein 27-like yields MWSQYDENLSNNPFFKEIQENHLDIIEESSIQRWIICVPRIGTFEPSEISSDVILDHIIVCPTKDPEKECYTLSKKPISIVDKIIITDVSNPTNNVNVLFVETFYNRDSSKFIVWCIDHPLFLKRNFCDSHIPKQLNTLHDCIDFLWCNSLSHSILDSIKNVVCNFNCNNELEIESLQAQKELIGILFSQCLQVCFKNEALREKCLETSQFVENLKLAVETYMQYCLGKSLIFSLNTLNHQKDSYLNKTIRNCSDVQYQDLGIANDFSDTILAAKREFNQINSYYTVLEKTNCLKKTLDIIFEAGNSISGLCVTSDDVLQLLVFLILKLNVNNWFANLVFIKEFQLSSESSDQRLFCISSFEAALEFISSSRFWDIKNNVKNIEYDEIAVNFLESQIKLGDINSVRLIPGSDNYVKSMCHPLCVCSKCRLVVQQQNNFLNSLVPFTEISDSLLVLATRLEKCEVVEFLLNRGVHVYYTDSFGKTCFHYAAAKGLQNILLLLIRKTNDNREFNVNIVDQEKNTPLHLACLHGHENCVKALIYSSPDIEVNIGNSFGDTPLILAARWGYLDIVKVLLENGASVCVKNKRNQNVLDVACNFYIIKVCEKYSQQKSKVAKSLLDFNSVSSSVLEDSCKNHGVRPRSTDQFRKVDLLIKSIENNDFPLTSFYLGYNSSQAIKTEQTNCHPLCICDKCKNEPYDDLNHKETTITSINVNMCNASGQTPLHTAAKFGRTEILRLLLDNGALPNVKTFETLYTPLHLACIYERVQTIRELLKCGECNVDEQDAKGNTPLYYSCQAGNVKITEILLTSGADCNKKNYDDKSALSISEENRHHGVFKLLKNNLRNSLERDSTEYSNVII; encoded by the coding sequence ATGTGGTCCCAATACGATGAAAACTTATCAAACAATCccttttttaaagaaattcaggAAAACCACCTTGATATTATCGAAGAATCATCAATACAGCGCTGGATAATTTGCGTGCCTCGAATAGGAACCTTCGAACCATCAGAAATTAGTTCAGATGTAATTTTGGACCATATTATAGTATGTCCCACGAAAGATCCCGAAAAGGAATGTTACACACTAAGCAAAAAACCAATAAGTATAGTAGATAAAATCATTATTACCGATGTTAGCAATCCGACAAATAATGTAAACGTTTTGTTTGTAGAGACGTTTTATAATCGAGATAGTTCGAAATTTATTGTATGGTGTATAGACCACCCACTGTTTTTAaaacgaaatttttgcgattctCACATTCCTAAACAGTTAAATACTCTACACGACTGTATAGACTTCCTTTGGTGCAACAGTTTAAGTCATAGCATACTTGACTCGATAAAAAACGTCGTTTGTAACTTTAATTGTAATAATGAGCTAGAAATCGAAAGTCTTCAAGCTCAAAAGGAGTTGAtaggtattttattttctcaGTGTTTACAGGTTTGTTTTAAAAACGAAGCATTGCGGGAAAAATGTCTGGAAACTAGTCAGTTTGTAGAAAATCTCAAATTAGCTGTAGAAACGTACATGCAGTACTGTTTAGGTAAAAGTTTGATCTTTAGCTTAAACACTTTGAACCACCAGAAAGATAGTTATTTGAATAAGACTATAAGAAACTGCTCAGATGTGCAATATCAAGATTTAGGTATTGCTAACGATTTTTCAGATACAATTCTGGCGGCCAAACGTGAATTTAACCAGATCAATAGCTATTATACAGTTTTAGAAAAGACAAACTGTTTGAAAAAAACGTTAGATATTATTTTTGAGGCTGGCAATAGCATTAGTGGGTTATGTGTTACTTCCGATGACGTTTTACAGTTATTGGTATTCTTGATATTGAAGTTGAACGTCAATAATTGGTTTGCGAATTTAGTTTTTATAAAAGAATTTCAGTTAAGTAGTGAAAGTTCAGACCAAAGATTATTTTGTATTTCATCCTTTGAAGCAGCCTTAGAATTTATCAGTAGTAGTAGGTTTTGGGATATTAAAAATAACGTAAAAAATATAGAGTATGATGAAATTGCAGTTAATTTTTTAGAATCACAAATTAAGTTAGGGGATATTAATAGCGTAAGACTGATTCCTGGATCTGACAACTATGTTAAAAGTATGTGCCATCCGTTGTGTGTTTGTAGTAAATGTAGACTTGTTGTTCAACAAcagaacaattttttaaattcactTGTGCCATTCACTGAAATTAGTGACAGTTTACTTGTTCTCGCTACTCGTTTAGAAAAGTGTGAGGTGGTAGAATTTCTTTTAAATAGAGGAGTTCACGTTTACTACACTGATTCTTTTGGAAAGACATGTTTCCATTATGCGGCAGCCAAAGGCCTACAAAATATTTTGTTGCTTTTGATCAGAAAGACTAATGATAATAGAGAGTTTAACGTTAACATAGTAGATCAGGAGAAAAACACTCCTTTACATTTAGCTTGCTTGCACGGTCATGAAAATTGTGTGAAAGCTTTGATTTATTCTTCTCCTGATATTGAGGTTAATATTGGCAATTCTTTTGGAGACACTCCACTGATATTGGCTGCACGATGGGGCTATTTAGATATCGTCAAGGTTTTGTTGGAAAATGGAGCATCAGTTTGTGTTAAGAACAAGAGGAATCAAAATGTGTTAGATGTTGCTTGTAACTTCTATATAATTAAAGTCTGTGAAAAATACTCACAGCAAAAGTCTAAAGTAGCTAAATCTCTTTTAGATTTTAACAGTGTTTCTTCATCAGTACTTGAAGACAGTTGCAAGAACCACGGAGTGCGCCCAAGGAGTACAGACCAATTTAGAAAGGTCGATCTGCTCATTAAATCTATAGAAAACAACGATTTTCCTTTGACAAGCTTTTATTTGGGTTACAACAGCTCACAGGCAATAAAAACAGAACAGACGAACTGTCATCCTTTGTGCATCTGTGACAAATGCAAAAATGAACCTTACGATGATTTAAATCACAAAGAAACCACAATAACATCTATCAATGTAAATATGTGCAATGCAAGTGGTCAAACTCCTCTACATACGGCTGCAAAGTTCGGCAGAACTGAAATATTAAGGCTACTTTTGGATAACGGAGCATTACCAAATGTAAAAACTTTCGAAACTCTCTATACACCTTTGCACCTAGCTTGTATTTATGAACGAGTACAAACAATTAGAGAACTATTGAAATGTGGTGAATGCAATGTTGACGAACAAGATGCCAAAGGCAACACACCTTTGTACTATTCCTGTCAAGCTGGTAATGTCAAAATCACTGAAATACTGTTGACCAGTGGAGCTGATTGTAACAAGAAGAATTATGACGATAAAAGTGCCTTATCGATTAGTGAAGAAAATAGGCATCATGgcgtttttaaattattaaaaaacaaccTTAGAAATAGTTTGGAAAGGGACAGCACAGAATACAGTAATGTCATAATTTAG